The genome window TATTTCGACGGGCGCGACGTGACGGCCATGGCGCCGCGCAAGATCGTGCGGATGGGGCTGGGCCGCTCGTTTCAGCTTCCGCAGTTGTTCACCGAGCACACCGTACGCCAATGCGTGCAAATTGCCGCTGCGCGCCGCAACAAGGAACTGAGCTGGTTCCGCTCGTTGGAAAGCACGATTGACGAGAAGGAAGTGGACGCCACGCTGGACCTGGTGGGACTGCTTGCGGAAGCCGATGAAGCCTCCATTGAATTGCCCGAAGGCAAGCGCAAGCTGCTGGATGTGGCGATGGCGCTGGCGCTGCGGCCCAAACTCCTGATCATGGACGAGCCGACCAGCGGCGTGGCTTCCGAAGACAAATTCGCCTTGATGGAAACCGTGATGCACGCGCTGGATGAACGCCGCGTGACCAGTTGGTTTGTCGAACACGATGTGGACATTGTGTCGCGCTACGCCACGCGTGTCGCGGCCTGGATCGCGGGCAAGGTGGCCGCCGACGGGTCTCCCGCCGAGGTCTTGAATAACCCGCAGATCAAAAGCGAAGTGCTGGGGGCCTGAACCATGTTGAATCTATCGGCCATCAATGTCGACCTGGCAGGCAACCGCATCCTGCGCGACGTCAGTGCCAGCTTTGAACCCGGAAAAACCATAGGCATCGTGGGCCGCAACGGCGCGGGCAAGACCACGCTGCTGCGCACCATCATGGGCCTGACGCGCATCAAGTCTGGAACGATCGCGTTTGAAGGCACCGATCTGACGGCAATGCCGGGGCACAAGCGAGCTGCGTTGAAAGTGGGCTACGCGCCCGAAGACCGCGTGATATTCCCGACCATGACGGTCGAAGAAAACTTGAACCTGCCGTGCGAAGTGCAGGGGCAGTCCAAAGCGGAGATCGCGGCCCGTATCGAAACGGTGCTGAAAGTGGTGCCACAGGTAGAACCGATGCTCAAGCGTTCGGGTTCCGCGCTGTCGGGCGGGCAAGGAAAGATGGTGGCGCTTGCGCGCGCCATCATGGTTGGCACGCGCTTATTGATGCTGGACGAACCTTTCCAAGGGTTGGCGCCGAAGCTCGCGCGTGACTACACCGAAGCATTGGCGCGGCTGAAAGAGCTGCAACCCGAGTTATGCGTGGTGATCACCGAGTCCAACGTGAAGTTGCTTGGCGATATCCCCGACCAGATATGGACGATTGAGCGCGGCTCGATCACCTTGAACTGAATTCCACGGAGCATTCCATGACGCAAATGATTATCAACGGCCAGCAGGCCGATGCCCGCGACGGGCGCACCATTGATGTGGTGTCGCCCGTAGACGGCGCCGTGTTCACCACCATTCCACGGGGCCAGCAGGCCGATGTGGATGCGGCGGTGAAAGCCGCTCGCGCCGCGCTGGATGGCGATTGGGGCCGGATGACCGCGTTGGAGCGGGGCCGTTTGATGCTGCGCCTGGGCGAGTCCGTGCTGGCGCACCATGAAGAACTCGCGCAACTGGAGTCGCGCGATACCGGCAAACCTATGTCGACGGCGCGTGGCGACATCACGGTGCTGGCGCGCTACTTCGAGTTCTACGGCGGCGCGGCAGATAAGGTGCATGGCCAGACGATTCCGTTCCAGAAGGACTATTCCGTACAACTGATACGCGAACCGCTGGGCGTCACCGCTCACATCATTCCCTGGAACTACCCGGCGCAGATGTTTGGCCGCAGCGTGGCCCCGGCCTTGGCCATGGGCAATGCCAGTGTGGTCAAGCCCGCCGAAGACGCGTGCCTGTCCATTATTCGCGTCGCCGAGCTGGCGCTGGAAGTCGGGTTTCCGGCCGGCGCTCTGAATGTGGTGACCGGGCTGGGCGAAGAGGCGGGCGCCAGCCTGTCGCGCCACCCTGACATCAATTTCATTACGTTTACGGGCTCCAACGAAGTCGGCGTATTGATCCAGCAGGCGGCCGCCGTCAATGCGGTCAAGTGTGTGCTGGAACTGGGCGGCAAGTCGGCGCACATCGTTTTTGACGACGCCAACTACAAGCTGGCCATTCCCGCCATCGTGAAAGGCATCGTTCACAACACCGGCCAGACGTGTACGGCTGGCAGCCGGCTGCTGGTACAGAAGGGCATCTACGCCGATTTCATGAAGGCGCTGGCGGCGGAGTTTTCCAAGGTGCGCGCAGGCACGCCCGATATGGACCTGACTTGCGGCCCTGTCGTCAATAAAGCGCAGTTCGAACGCGTCAACCGCTACATCGCCAAAGGCCTGGCCGACGGCTTGAAGGTGGCAGCCGAAGGCGGCATTGCTGACGGCGTGCCGGCCGGCGGCTACTTCGTCAAACCGACGCTGTTCAGCGCGCCAGACCATGGCAGCGTCCTGCTGACGGAAGAGATCTTTGGCCCCGTTCTGGTAGCGCTGCCTTTCGAGACCGAGGCCGACGCCATCCGATTGGCCAACGCCACCGACTACGGCTTGCTGGGCGCGGTCTGGACCGAGAACGGCGGACGCCAGCAGCGCGTGGCGCGCGGCATCAAGTGCGGTCAGGTCTACATCAATGGATTTGGCGCGGGCGGCGGCGTGGAACTGCCGTTTGGCGGGGTGAAGAAAAGCGGTCACGGGCGCGAAAAGGGATTCATCGCCCTGGAAGAAATGAGCACCACCAAGACGCTAATCCAATTCTATGGCGAATGATCGCCAAGCATCAGACGGAGACAATAAATGAGCCAGTTGCAAGGTAAGGTCGCGATCGTTACAGGCGGGGGTAATGGGTTTGGCGAAGGCATCGTCAAGCTGTATGCCAAGGAAGGCGCCAAGGTCGTTATCGCCGATATCAACAAAGAAGCCGCTGATCGCGTTGCCGCCGAAATCGGCGCGGCCGCACTGGCGGTCAAGGCCGATGTGTCCAGCCGGGCGGATATCGATAACGCGGTGCGCGTCTGCCTGGAAAAATTCGGGTCGGTCGACATCGTGGTCAACAACGCCGCCATTACCCACAAGAACCAGCCGATGCTGGATGTGGACGAGGCCATGTTCGACCGCATGTTCGACATCAACGTGAAGTCCATCTATCACATGGCGCAGGCCGTGGTGCCGGTGATGCGCAAGCAAAAGCGCGGCGTGATTCTGAATGTGGGATCGACGGCAGGCATTCGTCCGC of Achromobacter seleniivolatilans contains these proteins:
- a CDS encoding ABC transporter ATP-binding protein, with amino-acid sequence MKPLIQTTGLTLSFGGVVAADNINFELHEGERLAVIGQNGAGKTTFINICTGYLAPSKGKVYFDGRDVTAMAPRKIVRMGLGRSFQLPQLFTEHTVRQCVQIAAARRNKELSWFRSLESTIDEKEVDATLDLVGLLAEADEASIELPEGKRKLLDVAMALALRPKLLIMDEPTSGVASEDKFALMETVMHALDERRVTSWFVEHDVDIVSRYATRVAAWIAGKVAADGSPAEVLNNPQIKSEVLGA
- a CDS encoding glucose 1-dehydrogenase, which encodes MSQLQGKVAIVTGGGNGFGEGIVKLYAKEGAKVVIADINKEAADRVAAEIGAAALAVKADVSSRADIDNAVRVCLEKFGSVDIVVNNAAITHKNQPMLDVDEAMFDRMFDINVKSIYHMAQAVVPVMRKQKRGVILNVGSTAGIRPRPGLSWYNASKGAVNVLSKSMAVELGPDGIRVNAICPVMGITGMFELFMGLPDTPENRAKFVSTIPLGRFCQPSDVAAAALFLASDAAEFITGVEFPVDGGRTV
- a CDS encoding aldehyde dehydrogenase family protein; translated protein: MTQMIINGQQADARDGRTIDVVSPVDGAVFTTIPRGQQADVDAAVKAARAALDGDWGRMTALERGRLMLRLGESVLAHHEELAQLESRDTGKPMSTARGDITVLARYFEFYGGAADKVHGQTIPFQKDYSVQLIREPLGVTAHIIPWNYPAQMFGRSVAPALAMGNASVVKPAEDACLSIIRVAELALEVGFPAGALNVVTGLGEEAGASLSRHPDINFITFTGSNEVGVLIQQAAAVNAVKCVLELGGKSAHIVFDDANYKLAIPAIVKGIVHNTGQTCTAGSRLLVQKGIYADFMKALAAEFSKVRAGTPDMDLTCGPVVNKAQFERVNRYIAKGLADGLKVAAEGGIADGVPAGGYFVKPTLFSAPDHGSVLLTEEIFGPVLVALPFETEADAIRLANATDYGLLGAVWTENGGRQQRVARGIKCGQVYINGFGAGGGVELPFGGVKKSGHGREKGFIALEEMSTTKTLIQFYGE
- a CDS encoding ABC transporter ATP-binding protein, with amino-acid sequence MLNLSAINVDLAGNRILRDVSASFEPGKTIGIVGRNGAGKTTLLRTIMGLTRIKSGTIAFEGTDLTAMPGHKRAALKVGYAPEDRVIFPTMTVEENLNLPCEVQGQSKAEIAARIETVLKVVPQVEPMLKRSGSALSGGQGKMVALARAIMVGTRLLMLDEPFQGLAPKLARDYTEALARLKELQPELCVVITESNVKLLGDIPDQIWTIERGSITLN